The Takifugu flavidus isolate HTHZ2018 chromosome 17, ASM371156v2, whole genome shotgun sequence genome contains a region encoding:
- the LOC130513901 gene encoding gamma-aminobutyric acid receptor subunit rho-3-like — protein FNVPLEGLETIEQRSCLWFSSLCICSVGHHLVTTSILWRCIFFFMLQTHLPTMLMVVLSWVSFSLGITTVLTMSTILTGVSSSMPQVSYVKAVDIYLWTSFLLVSLSVIEYAAVNSCTTLEETRKMKRRKIPSTFNNTQAMAFDGCFHDNEMELTPDPLATPSRCRTRGP, from the exons TTTAATGTTCCACTGGAGGGTTTAGAGACAATAGAGCAACGCTCATGTCTGTGGTTTAGCTCCCTGTGCATCTGCTCGGTTGGTCACCACCTGGTCACCACCTCCATCCTGTGGAGGtgcatcttcttcttcatgctgCAGACGCACCTTCCCACCATGCTGATGGTCGTCCTGTCCTGGGTCTCCTTCTCTTTAG GTATCACCACCGTGCTCACCATGTCCACCATCCTCACAGGTGTGTCGTCTTCCATGCCTCAG GTGTCGTATGTGAAAGCAGTGGACATCTACCTGTGGACCAGCTTCCTGTTGGTCTCTCTGTCTGTGATCGAATACGCTGCTGTAAACTCCTGCACCACCCTGGAGGAgacgaggaagatgaagaggaggaag ATTCCATCCACCTTCAATAACACCCAGGCAATGGCCTTTGATggctgtttccatgacaacgagATGGAGCTGACTCCTGACCCTCTCGCCACTCCATCCAGGTGTCGGACACGAGGCCCATAG